The Elgaria multicarinata webbii isolate HBS135686 ecotype San Diego chromosome 1, rElgMul1.1.pri, whole genome shotgun sequence genome includes the window TTGTCCTGGAGCAAAGACTACTTGCATGTTAAGTTGTTGATAAAGAAGGCAATTGAGTCAGGAATTCTGTATAGCTAGAGAGCCACTTATTAAAAAAAGGGAGTCTAAACAGGAAGGCACTTTAGAAAGAGAAACCTTGAAGGAGCTGTGCTCTAGCTCATTTCAcccctttctcttcttttcccccttcctggATTATGATACCAAAGCCAAGGCTTTGATGATGTCCTTTGCAAAAGAATGTAGATAACAAGGAAGCCAAAATTATACAATAACCTGGGTCCCACGATCAGAACAATAATCACAGCCTGACCTCatcttattgtgtcatccaaacccaggtggcatggcttgttggaaggtttagcaaccctcaaataaccctacaacttactgtgggttatttgcctgttgtttaaccctcaaacaagccatgctgctggaGTTTGGACAGCATGACAAACCATGGCTGggcagtgattatgcaaatcGTGCCTGCCATGCATAACTCaccacaagccacagtggcttgtttcgATCATGTGCACCAGCCCACTGCCTTGATGCTCTATGTAATTGTGAATTTAATTTTCTCTGTTTCAACAGGAAAACTGAGATATGCAAACAACAGCAATTATAAAAATGATGTCATGATCAGAAAAGAGGTAAGTTGACTATTAAATTATCCACACATCACATGAATGTTGCATTAAAAATTACATAAAGCATATGTTGAGATCTTGGTATCTCTTATACTCTGTATTTTTGTGGTTTAGGGAACTGTGAAAGCCATGAAACTTTGCCTGTTATTTCCTTTTACTGCACTtgatattttttaatgtaaaaccTCTTTTACCCCTATTACTGAAAGTTGGGATTCTAAATTTAATAGTAATACTTTAGTTCTTTGTTTCTCTACATCTGGGGTGAgcagcttgtggccttccagatgatgttggactgtaGCACCcaccatctctcaccattggctgtgctggctaaagatgatgggaattgctgtcAACAATGTCTGAAgagccacacatttcccaccctTTTCTGCGCACATTAAAAGTGTGTTTTAGATGAGGAACTTCTTTCATTAACTTAATATTTCTCCTGAATTATTCCAGTGGCTAGTGAATCTATATGGGTAAGAAGATACGGTAGTAGTCAAattattctctctcacacacacacagacctctGTAGTAGATTGTTTTAAAGTAAAGAACTGACATAGATATTTGCACATTGTTTCTAGGCATATGTACACAAAAGTGTGATGGAAGAACTAAAGAGGATAATTGATGACAGTGAAATTACAAAAGAAGATGATGCATTATGGCCTCCCCCTGACAGAGTTGGTCGGCAGGTTAGCAAATGTTTTAGTTCCATTCCAAATGTTTTCAGTTGACCAGCTATATACGTGTGTGTACAGCACTTAGGTTGTAAAAGAGAAAACTGGGGCCAGGGGCAGGGATGAAGCATTGGATCTCTCTTGCTTCCAAAACCAGGTAAGGAAGGTAGAATTTGCCAGGCTTTTGAACCCAGCagatcttcctcctcccccccccccaggttttaaGCAATGGGGAGAAATTTGCCATGCCAGGTCCAGAAAGATGTTGCCAAGTGGGCTCCTCTTGGGCAATTAGCAGAGCTTTGGACCCAAAGCTATCATTGTCCTGCGCCTTGCCTCAAAAATACCTGTTTTGGAGCCTTTTGCCAGCCATCAAAAGTGGTAGTTTTCCATGGATGGAACGGCTCCTCCTTTCTTCAGGCAGAGCTTCTCTACACTGGTGGAGAGCATCACTACCTAATCCTAGATCCCTGCAGCAAGCTGGATCTGggcaataggattgctctgcccactATGTAGCTGCTACAGTTCCTGTAAACAGATGGACAAAAATCTTGGATCTAACACCTGGTGAACAGAATGACTTGTTCTAAACGTGAATAAACGTTGAAGCATATTTGTGGGGAGAATCAAGCGTCATAATATATATGAAATTATTTTATTACTGACCTTAGAATGATACtctaaagatatttatttatttttccaggaaCTTGAAATTGTAATCGGTGATGAACACATCTCTTTTACCACATCAAAAATTGGTTCTCTTATTGATGTGAATCAGTCCAAGTAAGTACTGTTTGAATGAT containing:
- the MAGOH gene encoding protein mago nashi homolog; its protein translation is MASDFYLRYYVGHKGKFGHEFLEFEFRPDGKLRYANNSNYKNDVMIRKEAYVHKSVMEELKRIIDDSEITKEDDALWPPPDRVGRQELEIVIGDEHISFTTSKIGSLIDVNQSKDPEGLRVFYYLVQDLKCLVFSLIGLHFKIKPI